The Lineus longissimus chromosome 2, tnLinLong1.2, whole genome shotgun sequence genome window below encodes:
- the LOC135483761 gene encoding methyltransferase-like protein 25B isoform X2, which produces MDRSLLRAFKSATQALSLPRKPVDATDVVVGPNTEELSSELGSYSRSDDPESTSIKNGQLMSLDHCYRRHVKPKKQHEIKKLGEVVNCLSRKQDCDHVVDIGAGQGHLSRVLSFGYGLKVTTVEAAGCHIPKAQKFDREVIKDIEKSKQRMKQLHTVYPNAGKLLEPNHIATWIEPDISPEEFLNVIERSNELNIKSHNQNNNDEKGDESGYSKHHCLIKKTRPLLTCDNFFCGNTVRDDTLNGRLGAVNNTQDKQHLNASACSDKICCDVCCVKRRKIGDDTIPRSFVSPVDVVKSNNMTVDSDDTKIFEIKALVANGVDSMESHPSQIKSNISKKAVNCADKTDPALILTGLHACGDLIPMMLRVFSRSPQLTGLATVGCCYMKLSDDESVPGAPGASVGYPMSGFVRSLPYHNLTYTAREMACHFMDAYHQRLKDNPPELILHSYRAALQEIILDIDPTINHAAIKLTIKKAQQMTFESYASLALEKLGLEHTMTQAQLDRAAGRVASWKDVVIMYVLRLMLAPVVESLILLDRMIYLSEQGIKSQLVPIFDPKLSPRNCVLIAYKDKLDKEQR; this is translated from the exons ATGGACAGGTCATTGCTCAGAG CATTCAAGTCGGCCACACAAGCTTTATCACTGCCAAGGAAACCAGTGGATGCAACCGATGTAGTTGTCGGACCAAATACAGAAGAACTTTCCTCTGAATTAGGGAGTTATTCAAGAAGTGATGACCCAGAGAGCACGAGTATCAAAAATGGGCAGCTTATGTCTTTGGATCATTGCTACAGACGCCATGTCAAACCCAAGAAGCAACATGAAATCAAGAAACTTGGAGAG GTGGTGAACTGTCTAAGCCGAAAACAGGACTGTGATCATGTAGTTGATATCGGAGCTGGACAAGGTCATTTATCGCGGGTGCTTTCTTTTGGTTATGGGTTAAAAGTTACCACAGTTGAAGCGGCAGGGTGCCACATTCCAAAGGCACAGAAGTTTGACAG GGAGGTTATCAAGGATATAGAGAAGTCAAAACAGAGAATGAAGCAGCTGCACACTGTCTATCCAAACGCAGGAAAACTGTTGGAGCCGAATCATATTGCAACATGGATCGAACCAGACATCAGTCCAGAGGAATTTCTGAATGTCATTGAAAGATCAAATGAACTGAATATTAAAAGCCAtaatcaaaataacaatgatgaaaaaggtgatgAGTCAGGTTATTCTAAACATCACTGTCTGATTAAAAAGACTCGTCCTTTACTAACTTGTGATAACTTTTTTTGTGGAAACACTGTGAGAGATGATACTCTGAATGGAAGACTTGGTGCTGTGAACAACACTCAAGACAAACAACATTTGAATGCGTCTGCTTGCAGTGATAAAATTTGTTGTGATGTTTGTTGTGTTAAAAGGAGGAAGATAGGAGACGATACTATTCCAAGGAGTTTTGTATCTCCTGTTGATGTAGTGAAATCAAACAATATGACAGTAGATTCTGATGATACTAAAATATTTGAGATTAAAGCACTTGTTGCCAATGGAGTAGATTCAATGGAGAGTCATCCTAGTCAAATAAAAagcaacatttcaaaaaaagcAGTAAATTGTGCTGATAAGACGGACCCTGCACTCATTCTGACAGGACTACATGCATGTGGTGATCTCATTCCAATGATGTTGAGGGTGTTCAGCCGCTCTCCTCAACTGACTGGACTAGCAACTGTTGGCTGCTGCTACATGAAGCTGTCAGATGATGAATCTGTTCCTGGAGCTCCTGGGGCCAGCGTCGGTTATCCTATGAGTGGATTTGTGCGATCCTTGCCATATCACAATCTTACCTACACAGCTCGTGAAATGGCATGTCACTTTATGGATGCTTATCACCAGAGACTCAAAG ATAACCCCCCAGAGTTGATCCTTCATAGCTATCGGGCGGCCCTTCAGGAGATCATCCTTGATATCGATCCCACCATCAACCACGCTGCTATCAAACTCACTATTAAAAAAGCTCAGCAGATGACCTTTGAGAG CTATGCCTCTCTTGCACTTGAGAAACTAGGATTAGAACACACCATGACCCAGGCTCAGTTGGACAGGGCAGCTGGCAGGGTAGCCTCCTGGAAGGATGTGGTGATCATGTATGTGCTGAGACTGATGCTGGCCCCAGTAGTGGAGAGCTTGATTCTGTTGGACAGAATGATCTACCTCAGTGAACAAG GCATTAAGAGTCAGCTGGTGCCGATATTCGATCCAAAGCTTTCACCGAGGAACTGCGTCCTGATTGCTTACAAAGATAAACTGGATAAAGAACAAAGATGA
- the LOC135483005 gene encoding uncharacterized protein LOC135483005 translates to MSQPPVPVQQDKPPSYLAQTKGLMSQPPVRAQQDKPPSYLAQTKGLMSQPPVRAQQEKPPSYLAQTKGLMSQPPVRAQQDKPPSYLAQTKGLMSQPPVRAQQDKPPSYLAQTKGLMSQPPVRAQQEKPPSYLAQTKGLMSQPPVRAQQDKPPSYLAQTKGLMSQPPVRAKQGKRLV, encoded by the coding sequence ATGTCACAACCGCCAGTTCCAGTACAGCAGGACAAACCTCCCTCCTATCTGGCTCAGACCAAAGGGCTCATGTCACAACCGCCAGTTCGAGCACAGCAGGACAAACCTCCCTCCTATCTGGCTCAGACCAAAGGGCTCATGTCACAACCGCCAGTTCGAGCACAGCAGGAAAAACCTCCCTCCTATCTGGCTCAGACCAAAGGGCTCATGTCACAACCGCCAGTTCGAGCACAGCAGGACAAACCTCCCTCCTATCTGGCTCAGACCAAAGGGCTCATGTCACAACCGCCAGTTCGAGCACAGCAGGACAAACCTCCCTCCTATCTGGCTCAGACCAAAGGGCTCATGTCACAACCGCCAGTTCGAGCACAGCAGGAAAAACCTCCCTCCTATCTGGCTCAGACCAAAGGGCTCATGTCACAACCGCCAGTTCGAGCACAGCAGGACAAACCTCCCTCCTATCTGGCTCAGACCAAAGGGCTCATGTCACAACCGCCAGTTCGAGCAAAGCAGGGCAAACGCTTAGTCTAG
- the LOC135483761 gene encoding methyltransferase-like protein 25B isoform X1 produces MIESDVLDCADSMLKLINHYRWLIDAYVSEAFVKDYIEEFPKPWMKTLRSLEPPALASQLEAGNGQVIAQSQVWPLSLLAFKSATQALSLPRKPVDATDVVVGPNTEELSSELGSYSRSDDPESTSIKNGQLMSLDHCYRRHVKPKKQHEIKKLGEVVNCLSRKQDCDHVVDIGAGQGHLSRVLSFGYGLKVTTVEAAGCHIPKAQKFDREVIKDIEKSKQRMKQLHTVYPNAGKLLEPNHIATWIEPDISPEEFLNVIERSNELNIKSHNQNNNDEKGDESGYSKHHCLIKKTRPLLTCDNFFCGNTVRDDTLNGRLGAVNNTQDKQHLNASACSDKICCDVCCVKRRKIGDDTIPRSFVSPVDVVKSNNMTVDSDDTKIFEIKALVANGVDSMESHPSQIKSNISKKAVNCADKTDPALILTGLHACGDLIPMMLRVFSRSPQLTGLATVGCCYMKLSDDESVPGAPGASVGYPMSGFVRSLPYHNLTYTAREMACHFMDAYHQRLKDNPPELILHSYRAALQEIILDIDPTINHAAIKLTIKKAQQMTFESYASLALEKLGLEHTMTQAQLDRAAGRVASWKDVVIMYVLRLMLAPVVESLILLDRMIYLSEQGIKSQLVPIFDPKLSPRNCVLIAYKDKLDKEQR; encoded by the exons ATGATAGAAAGTGACGTTCTTGATTGTGCAGATTCCATGCTTAAATTGATAAATCATTACAGATGGCTGATAGATGCTTATGTATCG GAAGCTTTCGTGAAAGATTACATTGAAGAGTTTCCAAAGCCATGGATGAAGACCCTGAGAAGTTTGGAGCCACCGGCTTTAGCCAGCCAACTTGAGGCCGGAAATGGACAGGTCATTGCTCAGAG TCAAGTTTGGCCTCTCTCGTTACTAGCATTCAAGTCGGCCACACAAGCTTTATCACTGCCAAGGAAACCAGTGGATGCAACCGATGTAGTTGTCGGACCAAATACAGAAGAACTTTCCTCTGAATTAGGGAGTTATTCAAGAAGTGATGACCCAGAGAGCACGAGTATCAAAAATGGGCAGCTTATGTCTTTGGATCATTGCTACAGACGCCATGTCAAACCCAAGAAGCAACATGAAATCAAGAAACTTGGAGAG GTGGTGAACTGTCTAAGCCGAAAACAGGACTGTGATCATGTAGTTGATATCGGAGCTGGACAAGGTCATTTATCGCGGGTGCTTTCTTTTGGTTATGGGTTAAAAGTTACCACAGTTGAAGCGGCAGGGTGCCACATTCCAAAGGCACAGAAGTTTGACAG GGAGGTTATCAAGGATATAGAGAAGTCAAAACAGAGAATGAAGCAGCTGCACACTGTCTATCCAAACGCAGGAAAACTGTTGGAGCCGAATCATATTGCAACATGGATCGAACCAGACATCAGTCCAGAGGAATTTCTGAATGTCATTGAAAGATCAAATGAACTGAATATTAAAAGCCAtaatcaaaataacaatgatgaaaaaggtgatgAGTCAGGTTATTCTAAACATCACTGTCTGATTAAAAAGACTCGTCCTTTACTAACTTGTGATAACTTTTTTTGTGGAAACACTGTGAGAGATGATACTCTGAATGGAAGACTTGGTGCTGTGAACAACACTCAAGACAAACAACATTTGAATGCGTCTGCTTGCAGTGATAAAATTTGTTGTGATGTTTGTTGTGTTAAAAGGAGGAAGATAGGAGACGATACTATTCCAAGGAGTTTTGTATCTCCTGTTGATGTAGTGAAATCAAACAATATGACAGTAGATTCTGATGATACTAAAATATTTGAGATTAAAGCACTTGTTGCCAATGGAGTAGATTCAATGGAGAGTCATCCTAGTCAAATAAAAagcaacatttcaaaaaaagcAGTAAATTGTGCTGATAAGACGGACCCTGCACTCATTCTGACAGGACTACATGCATGTGGTGATCTCATTCCAATGATGTTGAGGGTGTTCAGCCGCTCTCCTCAACTGACTGGACTAGCAACTGTTGGCTGCTGCTACATGAAGCTGTCAGATGATGAATCTGTTCCTGGAGCTCCTGGGGCCAGCGTCGGTTATCCTATGAGTGGATTTGTGCGATCCTTGCCATATCACAATCTTACCTACACAGCTCGTGAAATGGCATGTCACTTTATGGATGCTTATCACCAGAGACTCAAAG ATAACCCCCCAGAGTTGATCCTTCATAGCTATCGGGCGGCCCTTCAGGAGATCATCCTTGATATCGATCCCACCATCAACCACGCTGCTATCAAACTCACTATTAAAAAAGCTCAGCAGATGACCTTTGAGAG CTATGCCTCTCTTGCACTTGAGAAACTAGGATTAGAACACACCATGACCCAGGCTCAGTTGGACAGGGCAGCTGGCAGGGTAGCCTCCTGGAAGGATGTGGTGATCATGTATGTGCTGAGACTGATGCTGGCCCCAGTAGTGGAGAGCTTGATTCTGTTGGACAGAATGATCTACCTCAGTGAACAAG GCATTAAGAGTCAGCTGGTGCCGATATTCGATCCAAAGCTTTCACCGAGGAACTGCGTCCTGATTGCTTACAAAGATAAACTGGATAAAGAACAAAGATGA